gcagtagagtgtacaaaccacaagggaatcttctagcaacagcagttGACttcatcattctttgtgtggacaccgactggacaacatcgttgctggacgggctggacggcgagggatcgagtgcctttctcaaggcaagagggcggaggtggtagcgctggagtaaaatagagtagtgttttcaaagggcctttctcaaggctagagacgaatgaactgaaaaagtttaaagtctctataatacaataccattaccattgacttcattcgtgaggaaaaccgaactatagctaccagtaaccaacgaaattgcaggaaaaaactacgggttttcggaagcgagcaatactcaactttttacttccgttctacgtagtATTTGATTTCTATCATTAGGTCAcatgttttttacgcggattgtCGAATTAACacagtttttttacgcggattttccaattaacgcgtttttttacgaggtacgtatcccccacataaaaaaaaccttggtgtaATTGGTTTCGAAAAGAATTTTGCTCTATTTTGCTATCATTGGTACCGAGCAAGTCGGTCGTATCGACCGAGTGATAGCATTCGGTGCATCTGTCATATTTTCTtgagctgtttggtttgctcGTTTGCATCCCAGTTCGGTTTGGTTCTCATTCCTGATATTTTTCTTCGGGAAACTCGATTTACTCGATTTACAAATTACCTAATTTTAGCTCGGtgtgataatgataatgataggAATCGAATCAGCCGCTGGATTCGATTTACATTATAGGGCCCAATACTTCTCTACACGCAACTTTGGTGGCTTTCTCTACTCGGCGTGGGCAGGACATTACACAGTGGAAAACTTCAAGATAGCTCTAACatcctgtaatttttttttcatacatacatttattgaatcttccatgatgtggaaataacaatatttggttatgcatttagttctaacataataaagtattacgtttgttatcaatacttacAGTTAAAATTTCACATGTGTGCTGGAGCACAACACTAACGTTTGACCACGTTCGAATAATTATGTGTTCCTGGAGATCCCGTGAAGCAATCGTTCTATTTTGTGACTGCTGAGAATagctgtgtcatctgcgaatgttGTAGTCATTAAGTTCCGCGAGGTCGCGTGGAATGCCAGCATAAATTTCTCGCTCTGTTGATAGAATTTGATTATACCGAACATGAAACTTTCTTCCCAGTAGGTAAGaacgcataatttcatatacttgtggtagtatatttttaattttatagagcAGTCCTTCGTTCCAGACTTTATCGAATGCTTGAATGCTACATCACGAAAAAACGCTGAGCAATAACCGCGACCTTCATATACTTTACGAATTTCTTCTATCAATCGGTGCACTTGCTCAATATTGCCATGTTTTACTCGGAATCCGAATTGATGATTCGGGATTAATCCTTCAATCTCGAGCGCTGATTTTATtaggataattttttcgaactcTTTTGAGAAGATTGGAAGGATGCTGATAGGTCTATAAGATTCCACTTTCTGTGCGTCTCTCCCTGGCTTAGGTGTCATAATGATGGTCGAAATTTTCCATACTTGTGGGAAATATCCTATATGGATCATTGCGCTGAGATGTTTAATTGCTAGGTCAGGTAGTTCCTTGATCATATTTCCATTGATGTGGTCGATACCGAGTGACCTTTTCATATTAATATGATTTTTGATAACTTGTCTCACCAACCGATgcttgattttcattttgttttggtttgtagCACCAGAAAATTCGAGCCAAAGAGggatacacccaggtttttttcacgtggattttcaaattaaacGCGGTTTttattacgcggattttccaattaactcgtttttttatacgcggattttccaattaaagcgtttttttacgcggattttcgaatcaaCGCGTTTTTTCACAcgattttttcaattaacgcggttttttacgaggtacgtatcccccgcgtaaaaaaaatgtaaggggttgtatccaggttgtattatgttctttgttacagataaatttgatgaacgtccttttacgtttgatgtgatgcctaggactaccaatatgtgaacggaagaaatgtcaaacaatcattgtattttacatttccctctgaaattattgcacatctcatgttcacgTAGTTCTCAAACCGAGAAAGTTCATACACCTCTAGAATCTGAAATgaagattttcccaggcttctcagttttaaagtacgttttagggaaacattccggtccgcacaacgacaagcgagtacagaagtactcaacaccaaaaatacccccgacttgcatgtatttacaaagcagattcccccagcgacattaattttgaagtccgtgttagggaaatacagatcagtgggaaaaaatacccccgacttgcatgttttcacaaagcggattcccccaggcacattgattttgaagtccgtgttagagaaagatagctcggtgggaacaaaaatacctccgacttgcatgtatatacatgtatatttgcaaggaaggaaggaaggtattgtattatagagactttaaacttttgcagttcattcgtctctagccttgagaaaggccctttgaaaactctactctattctactccagcgctaccacctccgccctcttgccttgagaaaggcactcgatccctcgccgtccagcccgtccagcaacgatgttgtccagtcggtgtccacacaaagaatgatattTGCAAGGCATATTTcaacaggtacattgattttgaagtctgtgttggggaaaccgtaaatcggaccaatttAAACTtgtcagttagggcgtttaaacaacgcttgacattttacagttattcaattgttcatcttatgaaaaataacattttattaattgtgatagacgcgtagaaacatttcctatcaattgatgcaaacatctttccgatctgttaagaaatgttcgagttataagcattcaaaatacgggtagggttagcatacaaatcggcagaacaaatgtataggaaaaaagGAAGCTCTTCAAGTTTTCATGGATTTataccgtttagagattagcgaattgtaatgtatagcatatcaaatctTAGAGAAAATCATGAGAACTCgtccacagtgaaaatagttattaacgttaactttatttcataaaaacgtgacctgttttctgatttggcacccctccctaaagacgtagttctacgtcaaaaacctggGTGCATATTtcatatataaagggtgtgtcacatcaaattgcatcacggaaaaaacgctgtagaaattcgcccagtagaccgatccttttgaaaattttagacagtaaaataaaaactattaaacaacttttggcattttctttttattcatacttcgagcccaagcccgtatgctcgcaccttcctctttaccccgtccataaggttctgtacaacgtcaggttgtagttttttgacgtgggactacgtctaaccggaatatatggagggtaaaatgaaaacctaaacacagaacatgcaggaaaaaatgaaagatttcgaatgcttatagctcgaacatttcgtactggataggagagatgtttgcatcacttgatagggaatatttctgcgcatctatcgcaactaacaaaatgttgtttttcattagataaacaattgaataactgtaaaatattaggcgttatctaaacgccctaactgcatcgttttgattggcccgatttacggtttccctaacacagccatcaaaaccaagcagccttggggaaatcggcattgcaaatacatgaaagtagggggacttttgttctcatcgaaaaatgttccctaacacagactttaaaaccaagcagcgaagtcggcattgcaaacacacgaaagagcctagaggcgagtgaactgaaaagtttaaaccctcttaaagccaaaaagaagaaaaagaacacacgaaagtagggggagcttttgttcccaccgaaatgtgttccctaatagagatttctaaaccaaggtgcctggagaaatcggtatttcaaattcatgcaagtcgggggtatttttgttccgattgaaatgtgtttccctaacacagacttcaaaaccgaggtttctggggaaatcggctctgcaaataaatgcaaactgcgagtacttttgtcctcgcttgcctttgtgcagagtggaatatgtctgtcctaacatgatcttctaaacttaggaacctgggaaaatcgtgcagccactagaagcgaatgacatatattttacacatatattttgttctagtcatcataccaaacttaaaaggtccgtcattaaatttacttgtaacgaagaacaatcaatcacaataaatgaattgactttacacggcatttgtcctttgaatagtggcacgaagcgagatccggccagaagatggtcgggccctcgtgctgcttcaatagtgatagtaagcgcttctgtagacactctttaaggtaaacctgcccgtttaccgtgccggtcatcacgaagggggcgctccgctttccgcaagagcagatcgcttgccacaccatgtactttttggcaaactagttatagttatagtttctgcttgtgaatctcctccggaacgctgaatttgtcctctgcggagaagaacaacaggcccggcagctgaagaaagtccgctttgacgtaggtttcgtcgtccattaccaggcaatgcggcttcgtcagcatttcggtgtacagtttccgggctcgcgtcttccccaccatgttctgcctttcgtcgcggttaggagccttctgaaccttgtatgtacgcaggccctcccgctgcttggtccgctggacgaatgaactttacaaattcagcttattggcgacatcccgaaccgaacttctcggatcacgtctaaactgcttaactacgcgcttgtgatctttttcactgacggagcatccatttttgccgttcttcaccttccggtcgatggttaggttctcgaagtatcgtttaagtactctgctgaccgtggattggacgattcccagcatcttaccgatgtcccgatgtgacaactccggattctcgaaatgagtgcgcaggattaattcacgacgctctttttcgttcgacgacatttttccaaaattacgaaaaattgacagtgaagcatggccaacgtgatctatacactcttatctgattataagcgaaagctgaagatataattcctaaaaattaaatttctacagcgttttttccgtaatgcaatttgatgtgacacaccctttatttacttTTCGTGCCgtgaaatatcttcaaaacagtCACCTGGTATCCCTGGAAATGAAGTTCAATGTTTATATTcaattgtgttgtttggaaaatgcccatttggaaatctgtaaaaaatttcaattactgATTTGAATTTGatagttgcagttgaaaacatacattgcttacgCAATTTTAGTTTAACCGTGAAACAATTTCTGAAGAtaaaagtggaacaaaggaataCCGATTATTTAAATCAACAAGGTGCACAAACtacatcaaacaaactaaacGACGACTCGACTGATTCACCAACGATCGCGGCAGAACGGTAGAGTTTTTGCATGCACGTAATCTATAACTCATATCATAATAGTTTGCGAGCAAAAAAATTCCTCAGTTCAACAGTTGCACCATAACGAAGTGGCAGCGTTTTCGTGATTTGTCCCACGcgcaaatttcatttcaatcgCCTTGGGAGTGTCCCGGTGGACCGCGAAAAGGGTCTTAGACCGAGAAAAGAAAGGAAAACTATCCGCGAAGGTGGTCACAGGTCGTTCGAGGTCAGCTCGGATTTAGTGCGTTATCCCTGTCATCAAAAGAAACATTCGGACGAATCTAGTGTGTTCAATGAGAAAAATGGCGAAGGAACACGGGATCGGCGACTTTACGGCACGAAAGGTCATTAGGGAAGATTGCGGCGCAAAGTTGAGGGCACGCAAAAAAACTCTGATGAGTACCAACCGCATCCGGGAGCTACAAGTCGGTGgagcacaaattacgtaacgcttaaAGTCCGCGAAATTCGTcggcaattttgaatataaagcCCAATTGGCGATTGGCTCTGGCAACAATATCGTGATAGTGATTCCGAAAAGAAAGTCCGCTATCCAGGATAACTCCGAGATCCTTGAGGTGTTGTACCTGGTCAAGATGACAACCAAACAGGATGTAGTCATGGATGATCGGTTGATTTTTGCGGTGATAGGAGatcacgttacatttttcgacaCTGACACTCAGCATGTTTCTGGAACACCAATCTGCAAAGGTACATACCAAAGTTTGCAGATCCTGGCAGTCCGAATGGCATTTgactaatttgaatatttttacaTCGTCAGCAAAAAAGAAACGGCATTCCGGAGGTATCAGCAACGAAACATCagtcaaaaataatgaaaataatagcggCCCGAGGTTACTGCCTTGCGGGACTCCAGAATTGTTGGAAAACGTCTCCGATTCTGAGAGGCCAATCTTGATCCGAACTGAGCGATCTAATAAGTAGGATCTGAACCAATTAACACTTCTTGATGAAACACCGAGTTTATCCAGTTTAGCGAGGAGAATTTCGTGGTTCACTGAATCGAAAGCAGCTTTCAAATCCATGTATGCAGCATCAACTTGCCATCCCGAGTTCCAACGGGTTGGAAATTCGCTTTGCTGAACCGACAGATTGAATATCGTTGTTAACGGAGAGCAAAGAACATCTGCACAAAGCTTCAAGACTGCTGAGGGTATTCCGTCGGGCCCAGCGGCATACGAGAGCGTTAATTTACGCATTGCGGTTTTCATCATCTCTTCTGTAAAGTGAGGAATGTCGAAGTTGAATTCATCACAAGGCAGTCCGCTGGTAGCTTCTGCAACTTGCATAGCAGAGGTTGAGGAATTGTTGAACACTCGTTTGAAATGACGTGCAAACAAATTGCATTTCTCAGGATCATTATTAGCCGTGCTATTTCCAAAAAACATAGAACAAGGCAGTCCAGCATCTTTTCGTTTGGTATTCACAAATGACCAGAACCCACGAGGGTTGGTGCGTAGATTCGCTTCCGTTCGTTTTACGTACCGATTATAGAGAAAACGGTTATATTGACGGTAACAACGACTGGCCAAATTGAACTGTCGTTTGAAGTAAGATGACCGGCAGTTACTGTAACTTCGCAGAGCGGTTGATCGTTTTCGCTTCAGCTCGCGTAAGCGGCGATTGGACCAAGGAGGATTATGAGGTGGTCGTCGAGCAGGAGCAACACGAAAGATAGCATCCACTACTGCTGTACAGAAGTACTCCACTGCGACATTGACACTATCGGTAGATTCGATGAAATTCCAGTCAATATTGGCGAGTTCATCACTCAATAAAGCGTAGTTGGCTCGACGGAAGTTCAGAGATGTTTGTTCAGATGGTGCAACATAAACGATCGGAGTGTGCAAGCTTATTAACGTGACGAGAGCAGGGTGATCAGCATCGAGATCAATTAGGGGATCAGCCGCCAAAGCAATCGAAGAAATGGGTAATGCAGCATCATTGGCCAGGACAAGGTCCAGTAATCTACCATTTCTATTCAGATGTGTGTTGGATTGAGAAAAACCGTGAAGGTTGAATTCGTCCAGGAGAGCACAGCAGGCCTCGGATATATGCGATGTCAATGGATCGATGACTGGTGTACTACTTTCGGGGAAACACCACTGCAAACCTGCTTGATTATAGTCACCGAACAGAAGAGCAGGAGAGTGAACTTTCAAACGAGCTGAAACTGAACCAATGGATTCCACGTGTTCGTCGATCGCCGTACTATCGTTTTTCCTGTTAGGCGGGAGATAAATAACGCCGATACTTATAGTGTTGTGATTAACTTCCACCAAAACCCACAGTTGCTCAAGTAGGAGAGAAATAGGGGCAGGATCAAGATAACTGGTTAGTCGCCTCGTGATTGCAATCAGTACTCCTCCACCACGAGATTTATGACTATTCAGATGACTTCTATCGGTTCGGTATACGGCGTACGAAGGTCCAAAAAGCTGCGTTGAGATGCGATCATCCAGCCATGTTTCAGTCAGGACAATCAAATCAAACTCTTCTTCGGAAACAGACAAGAAGAAAGCATCTATTTTGGTCCTCAATCCACGCACATTTTGATAATAAATCCGGAGGTTCGAGGAACGTCGATCGCAGGAACTGGAAATCGAAGGGATTTCAGGTGCCGAAAGTTCAGAATTATCAGTATACTCGCCTGAACTTACAGGCCGGAAGCTCCCTGGACCAACACCGACCACAGGACCGGGACAATGGTGATGGCAGATGTTGATAAAGGGCACGACTGGGTCGGGTGGCGAGGGAACTTCCTCAATACCTGTTACTGGTTGTCCCGGATCCAATGTAGAGGCATCGAACAAAAAAGAGGATGAGCAGCAATTGCTAGAAGGTGAAGCATTGTCAAGTACCAGAAGCTCGTTATGACAACTATACTTGCCTGCTGTTGCAGGTAGGAAGCCCCTTTTACCAACACCAACTGTAGGACCGGGACGACgattatgatgtacattgtcataaaaaatatttaatccacatcatatgcgtatattacgctgatgcagtttgtatgtcgtataagcgtataattaaAATTGATTCAGTACTACAGTAAATCGTGTtgtatgctgaagaaaatcataaaacagtaaatcatattagatcgtaataaagaacatatgacatcatattgaaatgtcaatgaaatgctttaacattgacaagtttaatttcataacagcaatgtctgaacacatacggaagaataaaataattaaatttaaaaaaagtggctCTTATAGTCGATTACTCACAAAACATCGCAACCGCTGGAGAGAAGCTAAACGGATCGAAACAAATATGAACGAAACTCATAAGCAATTAACAGATGAAAATGGAATGTTGAATGAAtcaccaaaacaaaacaatttggaATTTGATTGGATTGCAGGAATAGAGCAATTCAATGACTTCAATGATGatggtaatttatttttaatttttaatgatttcatAATACGTGTTTAATTTCAATCGATTACAGGAAACCATAGATTTTTTATGGATTTACAAAAATGGACTGCTGAATATCAGCACTCCAAATTGCTGATGTTCGATGAAACATGCTTCTAATGAAACATGCAGATAATAatacagacgaccggagttcgaacccacatcggatcagttttcaccaaacatcaatctgtgccattttaaacatttatattccactcccaacacaagtaaatttaataattattatttctacaaatataaatactcatatataaaaatggcgattcgtgaggctataataaacattttacgaaaatattttgcgccatttttttttctatgtctgtaataaatcgtatatgagtatggcaaaagttgtATTAGGTGTGTTGACaactcatgaatatattcatattagatcgcaatttaatatcaacataatcgctattatagtcggtcaaagttgcatattcatccaaactaattcggtaagcaatcgtcatgtatgtatatggcctccacttttgcatgcatatgccaattaggcgcattatatgccaactaAAATTTAGGGCacatgatgttatatatacgcttgttatgtgatttaatgtttgctgggtagttaTACTTGCCATATTCTAAGTCGCATATAAAGTGGAATTGGATTACAATGGTATTTTATATCGATCAAAGTATGGCATCGTGTATATCTAACAGCGTATAAGATGTGAAAAACACGATTTTATTCATCACGACAAATTAAGTCGTAATTTGGTATAACAAGCGTCGGTTTTCTTATATTTACTATCGTAAAATCAGTCTGATCTACATCATATATGTATATCTGGCCAATGCAGTTCATGAATCGCATAAACGTATAATTGAAATCAATGTAGTACTGCGAGAACCCCTATTAAATGCTGAGGAAAACCATTCACCGctaaactaaagggtgtgtcacatcaaattgcatcacggaaaaaacgctgtagaaattcgcccagtaaaccgatccttttgaaaattttagaaagtaaaataaaaactattaaacaacttttggcattttctttttattcatacttcgagcccaagcccgtatgctcgcaccttcctctttaccccgtccataaggttctgtacaacgtcagtttgtagttttttttgaacagaaatccatttcctcttgaagtccgcctccgatttgacatcttttgggttcttccggagggactgctttataatcgcccaatttttctctattgggcgaagctccggcgcgttgggcgggtttatttcctttggcacgaaggtgaccccgttggcttcgtaccactccaacacgtcctttgaatagtcgcacgaagcgaaatccggccagaagatggtcgggccctcgtgttgcttcaatagtggtagtaagctcttctgtaggcactccttaaggtaaacctgcccgtttaccgtgccggtcatcacgaagggggcgctccgctttccgcaagacagatcgcttgccataccatgtactttttg
The Toxorhynchites rutilus septentrionalis strain SRP chromosome 2, ASM2978413v1, whole genome shotgun sequence genome window above contains:
- the LOC129765855 gene encoding uncharacterized protein LOC129765855 → MYIIIVVPVLQLVLVKGASYLQQQAITGIEEVPSPPDPVVPFINICHHHCPGPVVGVGPGSFRPVSSGEYTDNSELSAPEIPSISSSCDRRSSNLRIYYQNVRGLRTKIDAFFLSVSEEEFDLIVLTETWLDDRISTQLFGPSYAVYRTDRSHLNSHKSRGGGVLIAITRRLTSYLDPAPISLLLEQLWVLVEVNHNTISIGVIYLPPNRKNDSTAIDEHVESIGSVSARLKVHSPALLFGDYNQAGLQWCFPESSTPVIDPLTSHISEACCALLDEFNLHGFSQSNTHLNRNGRLLDLVLANDAALPISSIALAADPLIDLDADHPALVTLISLHTPIVYVAPSEQTSLNFRRANYALLSDELANIDWNFIESTDSVNVAVEYFCTAVVDAIFRVAPARRPPHNPPWSNRRLRELKRKRSTALRSYSNCRSSYFKRQFNLASRCYRQYNRFLYNRYVKRTEANLRTNPRGFWSFVNTKRKDAGLPCSMFFGNSTANNDPEKCNLFARHFKRVFNNSSTSAMQVAEATSGLPCDEFNFDIPHFTEEMMKTAMRKLTLSYAAGPDGIPSAVLKLCADVLCSPLTTIFNLSVQQSEFPTRWNSGWQVDAAYMDLKAAFDSVNHEILLAKLDKLGVSSRSVNWFRSYLLDRSVRIKIGLSESETFSNNSGVPQGSNLGPLLFSLFLTDVSLLIPPECRFFFADDVKIFKLVKCHSDCQDLQTLVCTFADWCSRNMLSVSVEKCNVISYHRKNQPIIHDYILFGCHLDQVQHLKDLGVILDSGLSFRNHYHDIVARANRQLGFIFKIADEFRGL